The DNA segment CAGATGacgttgtcggcctttcaaaactatattaaacGGTTATTTTCCAGATAACTATTTCTGTTTTTCGTTaattttcatcaaaatctATTTATGGGGTCTCAGAATAGCAATTTTATTCGGGAAatctcttaaatatattttaataaaattatgtctaTAGGTATTCGAGTTTGACTGTCCAGCTGGTCTGGCGTTCGATGCACGATATGAAGTGTGTGTATGGCCAGGGTCACTCCCTAATGCGGCTGCCTGTCCCGGCTCTGCTGAGATCGCTCCCGTGCCAGCTGAGCGATTCCGCTGTCCCTCACAGGAAGGTAAACATACTTTTAAGCAGcagctaaaatttaaaatggtcccactagataatttttttttgttggaattattcatttaagaatataatattttattatcttccTAACGAGATCGATTTTTTAACAGTCTGTACCTAAATTAGGCTAAGGTGGAGCAATCAAGTATgttattctaaattaataagtCGGTAATACTTTTCTTTATAGGCACGTCAGTCAGTCTTTTGTGTCCACAAAAAAACTCTAAACCGATAATGTGATATCCTTTATTCCAGAATatcctttaaatataattctaattttcTGTTACATTATTGGTAATTGCATCCGCCATAAAAAATTAAgcttaatgataaaaattattttcaggtTTCTACGTTGATCCCGAAAATTGTAGGTGGTTTTTTGCCTGTCTGGATCACGGAAAGACACCGCTAACAGCGTACGAGTTCCGCTGTCCATTTGGTCTTGGTTTTGATCCTGCGCGTATGCGTTGCGACTGGCCCTGGATTGTCCCTGCTTGTGGAAATATCGCTCGATACGAAGCTGAAGCTTTCGGTTTCTCCGCTGCTACACTTACAGGTAGGTTTTCCCATTATACTTAGTGGACTTTAAGACACCTAGGAAATCTGTTAGTGTTCCACCGAATTATATATCTTCATTTAAAGGGGCAAAAAGGCAGGGGGCcaaattgaattataaataagatataaagaaaataaacaatcatTTTCAGGTGCAACCGGATTCCAAGGTAGAACAGCGGAGTCAGTGAATATCGCAGCACATCACGGTCTCGCAGCTGGTGCCGCGGTAGATAATCTCGTTGGAATACAGACAGGATTCCTCAGCAACCAAGATGCTCTTGACGATAATTTCATTACTGCACAGGAACTGGATAACTTTAGTAATTATCAGGTGGATTACACGAACTTGGGTAGTCAGGGAGAACCTAGTGGTCTTTCCTACAAAGTAGTCGCCGCTGACGCTATAAACAAAGGCCTTGTTCAAGCAACTAATTATAACGACAAAGAAAAGTACACAAGTGGCTCTCTTATTTTAGATGACTACCGATTTCcaacaaacaaagaatacaATTTGCAAACGACAAATGCCAGAATTCAAACTGgtcaaaatgaaaaatttaaacaaaactccGCTTACTCTCCTTCTTACTTAAACGGTCAAGTTGCACCAAAACATAGGTCTGGAGCTTATAAAAAGGACAATCGTGGCGCTTATATGCACAATCCAATTGGCGATCGAGCGAATCCTTACCGACACGTAGATATACCTGCAATACCATATGAACATATCGATTTCAATTCTAAAGTCAATTACGACTTCGATAGAGGAACTTACAGTGGTACACACGACACGGGAAACTACAGTGGCTCCTATGATACTGGACCATATCGTGGGTCctacgatacgggactctacAGTCAAGACATGTCAAAATCTACCGGCTATGACTATCCAAAACCAGCGGTTCCATTTAACGAAGGCCTCTTTAATATTCAAGGCAATGAATATACTGGATCTGATACAGGCATTCAATCAACAAGTACATTCCATGGAACTTATGGAAAGGGTGGTGTAGGTAGTTATATAACGGATAGTAAAATTTACCCCGGCGCACCTCATACCCTCATGGCTGGAGCTGTCAATGTTGGTTTTGTCGGAAAGACTTCATTAGTGGATGGATCTAACGGCGGTTATCAATACACTGAGGGGGTTGTTCATCATACAGAACAAATATCACAGCCCGCTGTTTCAGTAACACATGTTGGAACCAATAGTCAAAATCTTGACAGTTACTCCTATGTCACTACCCCAACTTTATCTGGTATACCGACAGTGGCTACTCCCTATGCAGTGACGACATCGCTACCATCAGTCACGTACAAATCGACatatgtgtcacaacctccgAGGACAAGTGTTAAACAGTTATTCGGTTACACTCAACCAGCAGTTACATACGTGCAACCTACTGTCACAGTAACTGATCATAACCAAAGTCATAATACAGGGTACTCCACAGTTAATACAGGTACAACGAAGTTCGCTTCAACAAGTAACGATTATTCTAGACCCAGTATCAAATTTGAGGAAGGACCCTCCTATTCTACTACATCCGTTCCTGTCACAGTAACTAAATTAAGGCCACAAAGCTTTTCATACATTCAATCcggtttaaaaaatacttatcctACAGCTTTTCCTGCCACTGAACCAccttttaagaaaatagtTGCATATACAACAGGAGCACCGGCTGCATATGTCCCATCTATAGCTCAGTCATACAGCCAGCAAACTGTGCACAACATAAACGCAGGAAATGTTTACATTCCAGCTGTGGAAAGTGGTCGAAAATACACTAATACCGTTTCTTATGAGACTTCTACACCGCAACCAATACCTTTGGTGGAGACCAATAATTTTGGCAAACAAACTGTACATACAGTTAATGTCAATAAAATCAATAGTAATCCACAAGAAGAGATTGGATACGAAAACCGCATTTATTCTCAACCCCTCGATTACAGCCAACAATATGATACGCAAAGAATTGAACAATATTCAATACCAATTACcggtaatttatataatacacaagCGTCGCAAGCATATGTTGCATCCACCACCGTTCGACCAAAAGTAACAACAGCTAAAACTATATTTGAAAATCCACTTTTGAAATATACTGCTAATGTCACCCCAGCTACTTATCAAGATACATACGTTCCTCAGACTTATAGTCAACAAACGATTCACGGAGGTTCTGGATATCGATACAAACCCACCGGCGCACACATTACATCGGCACAACCAGCTGTATCTACTTATCAGTCACAAGTGTATAGTGAACAAAATACACAAGGAAATAATTACGAAGAGACTGGATATGATTATTCTCGTCCATCAATAGGCTTACAAGAGGTACTGTCAACACCGACACCTGCGATTTTCGTGTCTACAGAGCGACCTCAAGTTTACAGCCAACAAACCATTTATACTGGCAGAACAAGCAACGATGCCATCTATACAGATCAATCTTTTGTGCCAGCCACTTCCACTGTTCAGCCGTCtgtatataaagtaaaatatgaaACGGGTTATACTCGACCTTTAGTTACAGTTCAGGAATCTTCATCAACGACACCTATTGAAATAACAGAGCGTCCACTAACTTATAGCCAGGCAAGTTCTACTTATGATAAGCaagtattaaatgaaaatacacAAGCTAATTACCAAACTGGTTACGACTACTCCAAACCTTCAATAACTTTAAAAGAATCGGGGACAGTGTCAACATTAGCTCCAGTAGTTTTGTCAACTGAAAGTCCACATTCCTTTAGTCAACAAACACTTCATAGAGTAGAAAAACAAAGAGTAGTGTCGTCTCCTTTACCTCGTGCTCAACTGACATATCAGAACCCAGCTGTATCAGTGTATGAAAACCCAATATTGAAATACACCCAAAAAACTATTTCTACCGATCTTAGCCCCACTGATTATACACAATATGTAAATGAAGGAATAAAACAAGCGACCTATGTAACAGGCCATCCAACTTTGggaacacaaaatttacaaggCTACACATATGATCAACCCGAAATTCAAAGAAATGTAGAAGTACAAAGAGTTCCAGCTTACTCAGACGCAAGCGTTGTATCACATCAAACATTTCATCAATCTCAAACATTAGGTAAAGTAGATCAGACTGGAAAGGATGCAATATTTGTGTCAACTACTCCATCAACGCTTATCTATGAAGACCATTATTCTGAATACGATAATCCTAAACAACAGGTTACATACAATTCAGAATATGTCCCATCGAAGTCCCGAAACTATTACACAGTTCCTACAGATGCAACACCTGTTCGAGGAGAATCTCGCTATAAATCGAGgttagataaatataatattgagtCTATCCATCAATCTACATACGACCAACCAAGTAAAGTAGCGGTCGAGTTTCCTTCTGCTCCTGCATCTTATTCACAGTCCACACAGACAAGATATGATTCTCCTGAAATACAAGTAGCAAACACTGCAGAGGGATACTTACCTCCGGCGGGTTCACCGGCTACGCCTGTGGTTACCTCGACGTATAGACCTAGAACTTATTCAACTACTACAACTCGTGACTACTTGCCACCAATTACTGAATCAGTATACAAAGCACCTGAGTACGTTCCACCATCATATTTGCCTCCTACTCAGAAATCTACATCCCGTGTTGTTACTTATGACACTTTCGGATACGATGCTGGTGCAGGGGCCAGTGTTACAAACAGATATAATACGCAAGAAGATAATTCTATATCTACCGAAAAGTTCGTTTTATCAACAGCTGCACCATTGCAACGAAAACAGAACATAATTGTTGAAACCGCAAAATCAAATGTATTAGGATTTGGTACAGTTGGTCCTGATGCCGGATTGATTTCTACTTATACTCCTTCATACCCCACATCTGAGACGTACTTTGTAAATACGGCAGCTTCTTCAACCTCCAAACCTGATTTAGTTGAAGTAACTGCGGCACCACGTCGATCACgaccaaaatattttagaccCACAGAGCAATCAAGTACCCAAGCAGCATTCTATGTAGAAAGTACAACGTATCAAGCTCCAGAATATTTGCCACCATCCGATGACTCTGAAATTAAGTATAATCCTTATCAAAATGTTAAAACCACAGAGACCGTGTCATCTACTCCATATTATACAAGAAAACAGAATATTGTTGTTAAAACAGCTAAATCTAATGTCTTGGGTTTTGGAAGTGATACTGGTCGAGTGACTTACAGTACATCAGGAGTCCCATCAAGCACAATTTCAACTTTCCCTGTAACATCAACCTATGCACCCGTTAGACAGGAGCTTGTAGAAGTGACGTCTACTCAAGTGCCAATACGCAGATATAGGCCTAAAGTGGCAGTTGTTACAAAGATCAATGATTTTAATCCACTCCTCGTGAGAAAATTAGGAGCTGTTTGCAGTTGCCAATCACCTGTTTTAGTATTAAAAGGTAGAAGACCAACAGTACAGACGCAAATTATCGATGATTATAACAGTGAAGATATCTCAGGCCGAGATTATATTGATGAAGAAGTTTGGCATGAGAAATCGAGACGCGTTACAAAGCCAACCATTAATACGGTAACCACTGGAGCGCCCACCGTTACTTCCACCTATAATCCAATCATAGTCCCTGACGATTCATATTATCAAGACTATCAGGAAGCTAGCAATGATGATATAGTTATAACTCCTACCGGAAGAGGACATTCTGAAAATTATGTATCAAGTAAACCGGTCACTTCAACAACGGAAAACGTGATTCGTATTAGACCCAGAGTGAAAGCTGTCACACACGCACCAACATACAAAACGGTCATATTAAACCAAGAAGTATCACCACAAGAATCCATAGATACTGTTAAAGTAGACTCTCAATCATTTGACCGTTATGGACCAGGTGGTTGGAGAGGCCGAGATGAAACTTTACAAGGCTCGATAGACTGCCAAAGAGCAGGTCTCTTCAGACATCCAAAACAATGTAATAAGTTTTATGCATGCAGGTGGGATTGTACTAAGCAAAGATTTACATTACATGTTTTCAATTGCCCTGTTCAACTAAGTTTCGATCCCAACATTGGAGCTTGCAACTGGCCTAGCCAAGGACCAGCGTGCCAGGGCGACACATTACTGACAAacactttgtaaattaaacacGATATCCGATTCTAGAAATGTTAACGTGCCATGCAGCTGTGATAGGATTTGATCAAGAGTCACAGAACAATCCTATAAGgcgaatattatttattatgttaagtCGAAACAAGTCTCTCTTTCACATTTGTCTATagacttatttatttgattgttataatgttaatttatatttatttattattcatgcTCTTTTTAAGCTTGCGATTTCATTACTTGCGAATTTACAAACCTAGTTACCATTGTACTAGTTCATttagatgtattttttttaatattaagagtcttatgttaataaacgcgctgtattgtaaataaatcattttattcaatattttttattatattccgtATAATGTAGTTTTTAGACATACTAAATATTCAATGTGACTGGCTTTTCAACCTCGGCCAGAGATCCTTTATATTTAGCCAAAATAGGCTTTACTTCTTCCTCAATGAATTCTGTCACTTGCTCAGGAGCTCGGCCAATAAACGTCGATGCATCTAAAATTTTATCCAGCTGTTGTATAATAGGCTTAAAGTAGCTATCTTTCTTAACTCGTTCAATCAAGTCATTGTCCTTTCCTTCTTGTTTAACAACAGCACCTGCTTGATGCGAAAGAACTCTGATTTTTTCATGACATATTTGGCGGTCACCACCTGCCTGCACCATGGCCATAATAATATTCTCCGTTGCCATAAATGGTAGTTCTTGGTCAATATGACGAGCTATAACTTTGGGGTAGACAACTAAGCCTTGAGTTATGTTAAGCAATGTTAGAAGAGTTGCATCAGCAGTTAAGAATCCTTCAGCAAGAGTAATGCGGCGGTTTGCGGAGTCATCTAAAGTGCGTTCTAGCCATTGAACTGCATGAGTATTAGCGGCGTTAGCGTGTAAGGTAATTAAATGTCGTGCTAATGCACAGCAACGCTCCGATCTCATGGGGTTACGTTTGTAGGGCATTGCACTTGATCCAATTTGCGAGGCCTCAAACGGTTCCTCTAACTCCTTTCGTGACGCAAGAATGCGAATATCCGAACACATTTTGTGCACAGTAGCTCCAAGTCCCGATAATGCGGAGATAACTTCAAGATCCACTTTCCGAGAATATGTCTGGCCTGTTACAAGGTAACGTTTCTCAAACCCAGCGAGCTCAGCAACTCTTTCATCTAGTGCGCGTACTTTTGCACTGTCTCCCTTAAAAAGTTGCATAAATGACGCTTGGGTACCAGTTGTTCCCTTGACACCTCTAAAGCGTAGGTCATCCCTTGCGCGAGACAGAGCTCGTTCATCCATCAGCAGATCACTTAGCCAGAGCGATGCCCGTTTTCCAACCGTAGTCAGCTGTGCCGGTTGGAGATGAGTGAAGCCGAGCATCGGTATTGATCTGAAAGTatacaataacataataatacatttaatcatacattcaattatattctaattaaGTTGCTGCTCAATGCTTTAGACTTATAGTTAGgtaaaagaaagaaagaataTAAAACTCCAAATGCTCCcgattacttatttataacacatatataatgcattttctacagtatatgttacaatctatatattctaaaatacatgacaattacgatgaaaataaatatagtactttaaaaatacttattcacgtattcaataaaagagcgtaccaattcttgaaaggccggcaacgcacttccgagccttctggcaatgtgagtgtccatgggcggcggtatcgcttcacatcaggtaagcctctttgcatgctattacataaaaaaaaacttaacacTCATGAAATCctatataatgttaataaaatagtcGTTCGGTAGATCGTTAATCGTTGACCACAACCGCTGTGAAGTACTCAAGGATGAACGTGTAATTGCGTGTCTCTtgcataaattttaaagtgtgTCACTTAAGACATTTTGATCCCTGCTACGTCGTTTCAACACCATACGTGCCGAATAAATTCACAATATTCGTCAGCAAAGTCTTCCACGGACCACTTCACAGCAAACTGTGGAGTCGACTGCCGATAGGAGTTTTCTCCCAACGACCTCTAACTGTTTAAAGAGTATACTCCTctctcaaaggccggcaacgcacccactaaaataggtgtccatgggctgcaaTGAATGCCCTTTTTGGGGCATTTTCCGTCGTCGGGCGTCCCGAAGTTTAGATTGCCCAGGTATCCTATAAAAAAAGACTAAATGCACATCCTGTAAAAACAACGTACTTATAGTCATCAGCAAACTTCGACAGCCGACTGATAATGGCAGCAAGACGTGGCAGCAGGAGATCCAGTCCGTGTTTAAGCACAATGAGGTCGGTGTTGTCGCCAACGTAGCAAGAGGTTGCACCCAGGTGTATGATAGGTGCAGCGCGAGGACAACGTTCCGCCAAGGTGTGGACATGGGCCATCACGTCATGTCGTACTCGGCGCTCATGTTCAGCAGCTGACACAAAGTCAATGTCGTGGATTGCAGACTCCAGCTCCGATATCTGTTCATCGGAAATGTCCAGCCCAAGCTCCTGAAATCgaaatatagttaattattataacagatAATCTATGTTTTAGTTAGAATTCAATTTGACCAAGCTACCTATATTAAAacccaaaataattttacacaaaaaaaaacatttaaagtttaaaacacCATTGACATCAAGAAAATTATCATAGGATAAAAATAAGTAGCagcgagcagtgttggcccaaCAGTGTTGGTGTTCTGGTAGTGGCTTcatcgtgcgactctcatccctgaggtcataggttcgatccccggctgtgtaccaatggatttttctttctatgtgcgcattagctcgaacggtgaaggaaaac comes from the Pieris brassicae chromosome 4, ilPieBrab1.1, whole genome shotgun sequence genome and includes:
- the LOC123708198 gene encoding adenylosuccinate lyase isoform X1, with product MFSIDAPAELQNSEYCNYRSPLSTRYASKEMQYNFSDQKKFSTWRKLWIYLAKAEKELGLDISDEQISELESAIHDIDFVSAAEHERRVRHDVMAHVHTLAERCPRAAPIIHLGATSCYVGDNTDLIVLKHGLDLLLPRLAAIISRLSKFADDYKSIPMLGFTHLQPAQLTTVGKRASLWLSDLLMDERALSRARDDLRFRGVKGTTGTQASFMQLFKGDSAKVRALDERVAELAGFEKRYLVTGQTYSRKVDLEVISALSGLGATVHKMCSDIRILASRKELEEPFEASQIGSSAMPYKRNPMRSERCCALARHLITLHANAANTHAVQWLERTLDDSANRRITLAEGFLTADATLLTLLNITQGLVVYPKVIARHIDQELPFMATENIIMAMVQAGGDRQICHEKIRVLSHQAGAVVKQEGKDNDLIERVKKDSYFKPIIQQLDKILDASTFIGRAPEQVTEFIEEEVKPILAKYKGSLAEVEKPVTLNI
- the LOC123708198 gene encoding adenylosuccinate lyase isoform X2, giving the protein MAHVHTLAERCPRAAPIIHLGATSCYVGDNTDLIVLKHGLDLLLPRLAAIISRLSKFADDYKSIPMLGFTHLQPAQLTTVGKRASLWLSDLLMDERALSRARDDLRFRGVKGTTGTQASFMQLFKGDSAKVRALDERVAELAGFEKRYLVTGQTYSRKVDLEVISALSGLGATVHKMCSDIRILASRKELEEPFEASQIGSSAMPYKRNPMRSERCCALARHLITLHANAANTHAVQWLERTLDDSANRRITLAEGFLTADATLLTLLNITQGLVVYPKVIARHIDQELPFMATENIIMAMVQAGGDRQICHEKIRVLSHQAGAVVKQEGKDNDLIERVKKDSYFKPIIQQLDKILDASTFIGRAPEQVTEFIEEEVKPILAKYKGSLAEVEKPVTLNI
- the LOC123708197 gene encoding uncharacterized protein LOC123708197, with protein sequence MWLWVLFGLGAVLSAEAAGAGAARLVCYVETARTLDFTECTHLIYTGSARGEKLDGILKDYRKHNPKLKIILRVTGEDKDLKDILVSKYIQGLELYNAHQSFNRTKTTEAVEYARSAISGANKGPLVLALPAHPELLAKYYDLRALVKKADLMMVHTHALGLVKKMTYHPSRLSGMWDMMNTDSVVDLVIGLGVPASKLVVSLPATARQFTLQNQTLSTPGSPAIDEEPKEIGQSELCRQLQRGRWTLERDQDLSGPYAFKNETWISFEDSSSVDVKGKYVRVRGLAGLALYQADRDVDTPCGSSLRSILQKVLNQQSRAPRAAVLRSLENEILSVGGARGLEALQVSPYRITQVVDADGVIHSIREDTRTEFSCSRQGYFVHPRSCARFYRCVKFDQYSPDFTVFEFDCPAGLAFDARYEVCVWPGSLPNAAACPGSAEIAPVPAERFRCPSQEGFYVDPENCRWFFACLDHGKTPLTAYEFRCPFGLGFDPARMRCDWPWIVPACGNIARYEAEAFGFSAATLTGATGFQGRTAESVNIAAHHGLAAGAAVDNLVGIQTGFLSNQDALDDNFITAQELDNFSNYQVDYTNLGSQGEPSGLSYKVVAADAINKGLVQATNYNDKEKYTSGSLILDDYRFPTNKEYNLQTTNARIQTGQNEKFKQNSAYSPSYLNGQVAPKHRSGAYKKDNRGAYMHNPIGDRANPYRHVDIPAIPYEHIDFNSKVNYDFDRGTYSGTHDTGNYSGSYDTGPYRGSYDTGLYSQDMSKSTGYDYPKPAVPFNEGLFNIQGNEYTGSDTGIQSTSTFHGTYGKGGVGSYITDSKIYPGAPHTLMAGAVNVGFVGKTSLVDGSNGGYQYTEGVVHHTEQISQPAVSVTHVGTNSQNLDSYSYVTTPTLSGIPTVATPYAVTTSLPSVTYKSTYVSQPPRTSVKQLFGYTQPAVTYVQPTVTVTDHNQSHNTGYSTVNTGTTKFASTSNDYSRPSIKFEEGPSYSTTSVPVTVTKLRPQSFSYIQSGLKNTYPTAFPATEPPFKKIVAYTTGAPAAYVPSIAQSYSQQTVHNINAGNVYIPAVESGRKYTNTVSYETSTPQPIPLVETNNFGKQTVHTVNVNKINSNPQEEIGYENRIYSQPLDYSQQYDTQRIEQYSIPITGNLYNTQASQAYVASTTVRPKVTTAKTIFENPLLKYTANVTPATYQDTYVPQTYSQQTIHGGSGYRYKPTGAHITSAQPAVSTYQSQVYSEQNTQGNNYEETGYDYSRPSIGLQEVLSTPTPAIFVSTERPQVYSQQTIYTGRTSNDAIYTDQSFVPATSTVQPSVYKVKYETGYTRPLVTVQESSSTTPIEITERPLTYSQASSTYDKQVLNENTQANYQTGYDYSKPSITLKESGTVSTLAPVVLSTESPHSFSQQTLHRVEKQRVVSSPLPRAQLTYQNPAVSVYENPILKYTQKTISTDLSPTDYTQYVNEGIKQATYVTGHPTLGTQNLQGYTYDQPEIQRNVEVQRVPAYSDASVVSHQTFHQSQTLGKVDQTGKDAIFVSTTPSTLIYEDHYSEYDNPKQQVTYNSEYVPSKSRNYYTVPTDATPVRGESRYKSRLDKYNIESIHQSTYDQPSKVAVEFPSAPASYSQSTQTRYDSPEIQVANTAEGYLPPAGSPATPVVTSTYRPRTYSTTTTRDYLPPITESVYKAPEYVPPSYLPPTQKSTSRVVTYDTFGYDAGAGASVTNRYNTQEDNSISTEKFVLSTAAPLQRKQNIIVETAKSNVLGFGTVGPDAGLISTYTPSYPTSETYFVNTAASSTSKPDLVEVTAAPRRSRPKYFRPTEQSSTQAAFYVESTTYQAPEYLPPSDDSEIKYNPYQNVKTTETVSSTPYYTRKQNIVVKTAKSNVLGFGSDTGRVTYSTSGVPSSTISTFPVTSTYAPVRQELVEVTSTQVPIRRYRPKVAVVTKINDFNPLLVRKLGAVCSCQSPVLVLKGRRPTVQTQIIDDYNSEDISGRDYIDEEVWHEKSRRVTKPTINTVTTGAPTVTSTYNPIIVPDDSYYQDYQEASNDDIVITPTGRGHSENYVSSKPVTSTTENVIRIRPRVKAVTHAPTYKTVILNQEVSPQESIDTVKVDSQSFDRYGPGGWRGRDETLQGSIDCQRAGLFRHPKQCNKFYACRWDCTKQRFTLHVFNCPVQLSFDPNIGACNWPSQGPACQGDTLLTNTL